The genomic segment CCGCGCCCGGCATGCCCATGGGCTCGCCCGGCATGGAAATGGACGGTATGAGCGATGCTTATCAGGTGATCGGCCTGAGCAAGATCGGCACGGACGTGGTGGTGGCGCAATACCCGGCCCACTGATGTCCGGCGCGTACATCGGGCTATTTTTTGCGGCATTCGGTGCCGCGACGCTCTTGCCGTTGCAATCAGAAACGGTACTGGTCGCGCTGCTGCTCAGCGACCGCTATTGGCTCTGGACACTGCTGACGGTGGCGACGTTTGGCAATGTCCTGGGATCGGTGCTGAACTGGTGGCTGGGGCGTGGCATCGAACGGTTTCGTGAACGCCGCTGGTTTCCGGTCAGCCCCGCGCTTCTGGAAAAAGCCCGGTGCCGTTATCAACGCTTCGGACATTGGTCGTTACTACTGAGTTGGGTGCCGATCATTGGGGATCCTCTAACCTTGGTGGCGGGTGTCATGCGCGAACCGCTCTGGCGTTTCCTGCTGCTGGTGACCTTGGCCAAAAGCGTGCGCTATGGCGTACTCGCCGTGGCGACCCTTGGCTGGATGGGTTGAACGATGCGCTGCGCCGATTGCCTGTCATTAATGTCGCCCTAATGATGCCGATCCAGGATCGGCGGATTTCCAATGGAGTTGCCCATGTCCCCC from the Pseudomonas sp. N3-W genome contains:
- a CDS encoding YqaA family protein — protein: MSGAYIGLFFAAFGAATLLPLQSETVLVALLLSDRYWLWTLLTVATFGNVLGSVLNWWLGRGIERFRERRWFPVSPALLEKARCRYQRFGHWSLLLSWVPIIGDPLTLVAGVMREPLWRFLLLVTLAKSVRYGVLAVATLGWMG